From the Thermus brockianus genome, the window CGTGGGCCGCCACCTGGAAGACGGAGTCCGCCGAGGTGTAGACGATGGGGTAGCCCGTCTTCAGGTGGGCCTCGCCGTGGTGGCGGATGGCCTCCGTGCCGGAGTAGGGCCGATTCAAAAGCCAGCCCTTTACCCCAATCCGCTCGGCCCAGGCCCACAGAAACTCTTCCGGAAAGCCTTCGGGGAAGGTGCGGAAGGGCCTTTCCAGGTGGATGCCCACGAACTCCCAGTGCCCGGTGGTGGTGTCCTTCCCCGGGTTCACCTCCCGCATGCGGCCAAACCCCCCTTGGGGGGAGGGGATGCGCTCTAGGGTGTGTACCCCTGGCACAAGCCCCAAGCCCAGGCGGGCGAAGTGGGGCAGGGCGACCCCCGTCTTCAGCACGGTGTGGTCCAGGGTATCCGCCCCCTCGTCCCCGAAGCTAGGGGCGTCCGGCAGGTAGCCTAGGCCCACGGAGTCCAAGACGATGGCCGTGACCTTCATCAGGAGCGAAGCCCCTCCTCGTCCTCCTCCTCCGCCAAGGCCATGAGCTCCTCCGGGGTCATCTCGGAAAGGGCCCGCACCGCCTGGAACTCCTCCACAAGATCCTGGATTTCCTCCATGGCCTCCTTCAGGGAAAGCTCCCCGTCCTTGTACCCGTCCACCACTTCCTCTATGGCCTCGAGGATCCCCACCGCCGCGCTGGCCTGGGAGAGGGCCTGGGCCAACTCCGAAAGCCTTTCCGCTAGGTCCATACTCCCATGCTACCCCAAAAGCTCCGCAAGCCGCGAAAGCGCCCGCCCATACTTTTTGGCGAAGGGTCCGTGGCGGTAGCTCTCCGGGAAGACCTCCCGAAGGGGTACCCCGGAGGCCCGCAAGGGGAGGCCTAGGTTATAGAGTTGGTCCACGAAGTGCACAAAGCGCAGGGCGTCGTTCTGGTCGGGGATGGGGGCGAGGCCCTGAAGATAGACCACCTCCAGATCCCGGAAAAGGTACCGGTAGCGGATGGGGTGGAGGGTGCGGAGGTGGGCGAGGAGCTCGGGGAAAGCGTCCAGGCTTTTCCGCCTGGGGTCCTCCCGGTAAAGGGCGAGGAGGGCCCCGTCGGAAAGGGGCTCGGGGAGCCGCTCGGGGTCGCGGTGGCGGAAGTCTTCCCCCTCTATGCGCTCCACGGCGAAGCGCTTGGCCAGGCTTTGGATCTGGTGCCGAAACTGCTCGGCGTTGAACCGCCCCTCCCCAAGGGCCCCGGGCGGGGTGTTGGAGGTGGTGGCCACCCTGAGGCCCTTCTCCATGGTGAGGGCCAGAAAGTGGGTGATCATCTGGGCGTTACCCGGGTCATCCAGCTCAAACTCGTCCAGGAAGAGGTAGCGAAGCCCAGAAAAGCGCCTCGCCCCTTCCCTTAAGCCCATGAGGCCCAGGGTATAGGTGAGCTCCTCAAAGGTGAGGAAGGCCTTGGGTGGGGGGGCCTCGAGGTAGGCGGCCACCAGGAGGTGGGTCTTCCCCACCCCAAAGCCCCCGTCCAAATAGATCCCCTGGGGCCCCGGCATCCGCCGCCGGAAAAGCCCCTGGGGACGGTCATGCACCCATCTTCGGAGCCTTTCCTTGGCCAAGGCCTGGGAAGGGTAACGGGGGTCGGGGCGGTAGGCAAGGAAGGTGGCCCCCCGGAAGCGGGGCGGGGGGCAAAGCCCTGTAGAAGCTCCTCCAGGTCCACCTCGGGGTGGCGTTCCACCAGGCGCATAGGGAAGATTGTAAGGGAGGGTGGGAGGGTGGCCCCTGGGGCCGGCCCTCTGCTACCCTATAGGGGTATGGTGCGGCTCTACGGCGTCCCCGGGTGCGGCCCCTGCGAGATCGTGAAGATGTTCCTGGCGCAAAAGGGCGTGCCCTTCACCTTTGTAAACGCCCGGGAGGACCAGGAGGCGGCGAAAAAGGTGGCGGAACTGGCCGGAAGCCCCACCGCCGGCGTGGTCCTGGAGTGGGACGGCAAGACCGAGGTGATCCGGGGGGTATCCCCCGCCACCCTCAACGCCTGGTACGCCCGCTACCGGGAGAAGGCCTCCTGAAGGGCCTTCAGGTGGTGGGCCTCGTGGTAGGCGGCGGCGCGCACCCAGCCCAGGGCGTTGAGCTCCCCGAAGAAGGGGTGGGGGAAGGTGGCGGGGTGGTGGGGGTCGGCCTTGGCCGCCTCCTCCAGGAGGAAGCCCCGGGCCCGTTGCAGGAGGTCCAGCACCTCCTCCAGGGATAACCCCCCTTTAGGCCTCACCCCCTCGGGGGCCTGGGGCTTCCCCTCCTTGTACGTCCCCGGGACGAAGGGCACCGGGGGGAGGCTTTCCCCAGAGGCCAGGCGCCTCAGCCGCCGGAGCACCCGGGCGGTGGACTCCTCCACCAAGGCGATGTGCTCCGCCACCATCAGAGGGGTCCAGGCCCCTTCCCGCAACGGGGTGGAAAGCCAAGCGGGCTCTGCCCCTTGCAAAAGGGCCAAAAGGGCCTTCCGGGTCTCACCAAGCCGGGCCAGGGCCTCTTCCCACGTGCCGTAGGCTTCCAGGGGCATGCCCCAGTTTACCAAGGGTATAATCCCCCCATGCTCACCCTGGACCTTTCTGGCAAAAAAGCCCTGGTCATGGGGGTCACCAACCAGCGAAGCCTGGGCTACGCCATCGCCGAAAAGCTAAGGCAAGCGGGGGCCGAGGTGGCCCTAAGCTACCAAGGGGAAAGGCTTCGGCCCGAGGCGGAAAAGCTCGCCGAGGCCCTGGGCGGGGCCCTCCTCTTCCAGGCGGACGTGACCCAAGACGCCGAGCTGGACGCCCTCTTCGCCGGCCTAAGGGAGGCCTGGGGAAGCCTGGACTACCTGGTCCACGCCATCGCCTTCGCCCCCCGGGAGGCCATGGAGGGCCGCTACCTGGACACCAAGCGGCAGGACTGGCTCCTGGCCCTGGAGGTTTCCGCCTACTCCCTGGTGGCGGTGGCCCAGCGGGCGGAAGCCCTCCTCAACGAAGGGGGTAGCATCGTCACCCTCACCTACTACGCCAGCGAGAAGGTGGTGCCCAAGTACAACGTCATGGCCATCGCCAAGGCCGCTTTGGAGGCCAGCGTCCGCTACCTGGCCTACGAGCTCGGCCCCAAGGGGGTGCGGGTGAACGCCATCTCCGCTGGCCCCGTGCGCACCGTGGCCGCCCGGAGCATCCCCGGCTTCACCAAGATGTACGACCGGGTGGCCCAGACCGCCCCCCTCAAGCGCAACGTCACCCACGAGGAGGTGGGCCACCTGGGCCTGTTCCTCCTCTCCCCCCTGGCAAGCGGCATCACGGGAGAGGTGGTCTACGTGGACGCCGGGTACCACATCATGGGGATGGAGCTGGAATAGCGCCTGGCCCCCAAACCGCTCAAGCCTGTTTCCGCTAGCATGGGAGGGATGAGACGGCCCACCCCCACGGTCTGGGTGGGGCGCGTTCCCTTGGGGGGCGCCCACCCCGTGGCCGTGCAGTCCATGACCAACACCCCCACCGCCGACGTGGAGGCCACCTTCCGCCAGGTGGCGGCGCTCTACCGGGCGGGGAGCGAGATCGTCCGCATTACGGTGAACGACGAGGCCGCCGCCCAGGCGGTGCCCGAGATCAAGGAGAGGCTTTTGGCCGAGGGCATGGACGTGCCCCTGGTGGGGGACTTCCACTATAACGGCCACCTCCTCCTCAGGAAGTACCCCCGGATGGCCGAGGCCCTGGACAAGTTCCGCATCAACCCGGGCACCCTGGGCCGGGGCCGGCACAAGGACGAGCACTTCGCCGAGATGGTGCAAATCGCCCTGGACCTGGGCAAGCCCATCCGCATCGGCGGCAACTGGGGTAGCCTGGACCCCGCCCTCCTCACCGAGCTCATGGACCAAAACGCCCGGCGCCCAGAGCCCAAAAGCGCCCACGAGGTGGTGCTGGAGGCCCTGGTGGAAAGCGTGGTGCGGGCCTACGAGGCGGCTTTGGAAATGGGCCTAGGGGAGGACAAGATCGTCCTTTCCGCCAAGGTGTCCAAGGCGCCCGACCTGGTCCAGGTCTACTGGGAGCTCGCCCGGCGCACCCAGGCTCCCCTCCACCTCGGCCTCACGGAGGCGGGCATGGGGGTGAAGGGCATCGTGGCCTCGGCCGCCGCCCTCGCCCCCCTTCTCCTAGAAGGGATTGGGGACACCATCCGCGTCTCCCTCACCCCTGCTCCCGGCGAGCCCCGGACCAAGGAGGTGGAGGTGGCCCAGGAGATCCTCCAGGCCCTGGGCCTGCGCACCTTTGCCCCCGAGGTGACGAGCTGCCCCGGATGCGGCCGCACCACCAGCACCCGCTTCCAGGAGTTGGCCGAAGAGGTATCCCGCCACCTTAAGGAAAAACTCCCCGAATGGCGTAAGCGCTACCCCGGGGTGGAGGGGCTCAAGGTGGCGGTGATGGGGTGCGTGGTGAATGGCCCCGGGGAGAGCAAGCACGCCCACATCGGCATCTCCCTCCCGGGGGCGGGGGAGGAGCCCAAGGCCCCGGTCTACGCCGACGGCAAGCTCCTCACCATCCTCAAGGGAGAAAACCTGGCGGAGGAGTTCTTAAAGCTCCTGGAAACCTACGTGAAGGAGCGCTTCGCCCCCAAGGCCCAATGAAGCCCTTCGCCTTTTCCGTGGAGGCCCAAAGCGGCCGGGCCCGGGTGGCCTGCCTTTTCACGCCCCACGGGGTGGTGGAAACCCCCCTCTTCATGCCCGTGGGCACCCAGGGCTCGGTCAAAGGCCTCCTGCCCAAAGACCTTAAGGAGATTGGGAGCCAGATCCTCCTCGCCAACACCTACCACCTTCTCCTGCGCCCGGGGCCCGAGCGGGTAAGGGCCCTTGGGGGGCTTCACGGCTTCGCCGGGTGGCGGGGGCCTTGGCTTACGGACTCCGGGGGCTTTCAGGTGATGAGCCTGGGGCACCTAAGGCGCATAGACGAGGAAGGGGTGGTTTTCCAAAACCACCTGGACGGAAGCCTCATCCGGCTCACCCCGGAAAGGAGCCTCGCGGTCCAGGAAGCCCTGGGGGCGGACATCGTCATGGCCTTTGACGAGTGCCCCCCCTACCCCGCAAGCCGGGATTACCTAAAAGCCTCCTTGGAGCGCACCCTGCGCTGGCTGGAGCGCTCCCTAAAGGCCAAGACCCGGGAAGACCAGGCCCTATTCGGCATCACCCAAGGGGGGACGGACCCCGAGCTCAGGCGGCTTTCCACGGAGGAAACCCTCCGCTTTGACCTCCCCGGCTACGCCATCGGAGGGCTGGCGGTGGGGG encodes:
- a CDS encoding glutaredoxin family protein — its product is MVRLYGVPGCGPCEIVKMFLAQKGVPFTFVNAREDQEAAKKVAELAGSPTAGVVLEWDGKTEVIRGVSPATLNAWYARYREKAS
- a CDS encoding DinB family protein yields the protein MPLEAYGTWEEALARLGETRKALLALLQGAEPAWLSTPLREGAWTPLMVAEHIALVEESTARVLRRLRRLASGESLPPVPFVPGTYKEGKPQAPEGVRPKGGLSLEEVLDLLQRARGFLLEEAAKADPHHPATFPHPFFGELNALGWVRAAAYHEAHHLKALQEAFSR
- a CDS encoding enoyl-ACP reductase FabI, with protein sequence MLTLDLSGKKALVMGVTNQRSLGYAIAEKLRQAGAEVALSYQGERLRPEAEKLAEALGGALLFQADVTQDAELDALFAGLREAWGSLDYLVHAIAFAPREAMEGRYLDTKRQDWLLALEVSAYSLVAVAQRAEALLNEGGSIVTLTYYASEKVVPKYNVMAIAKAALEASVRYLAYELGPKGVRVNAISAGPVRTVAARSIPGFTKMYDRVAQTAPLKRNVTHEEVGHLGLFLLSPLASGITGEVVYVDAGYHIMGMELE
- the ispG gene encoding flavodoxin-dependent (E)-4-hydroxy-3-methylbut-2-enyl-diphosphate synthase, coding for MRRPTPTVWVGRVPLGGAHPVAVQSMTNTPTADVEATFRQVAALYRAGSEIVRITVNDEAAAQAVPEIKERLLAEGMDVPLVGDFHYNGHLLLRKYPRMAEALDKFRINPGTLGRGRHKDEHFAEMVQIALDLGKPIRIGGNWGSLDPALLTELMDQNARRPEPKSAHEVVLEALVESVVRAYEAALEMGLGEDKIVLSAKVSKAPDLVQVYWELARRTQAPLHLGLTEAGMGVKGIVASAAALAPLLLEGIGDTIRVSLTPAPGEPRTKEVEVAQEILQALGLRTFAPEVTSCPGCGRTTSTRFQELAEEVSRHLKEKLPEWRKRYPGVEGLKVAVMGCVVNGPGESKHAHIGISLPGAGEEPKAPVYADGKLLTILKGENLAEEFLKLLETYVKERFAPKAQ
- the tgt gene encoding tRNA guanosine(34) transglycosylase Tgt, with protein sequence MKPFAFSVEAQSGRARVACLFTPHGVVETPLFMPVGTQGSVKGLLPKDLKEIGSQILLANTYHLLLRPGPERVRALGGLHGFAGWRGPWLTDSGGFQVMSLGHLRRIDEEGVVFQNHLDGSLIRLTPERSLAVQEALGADIVMAFDECPPYPASRDYLKASLERTLRWLERSLKAKTREDQALFGITQGGTDPELRRLSTEETLRFDLPGYAIGGLAVGEPKEAMFRMVELSTRLLPEARPRYLMGVGHPEDLVAAMGLGVDLFDCVYPTRTGRFGSALVPEGRLNLKNARFLEEKGPLEEGCDCYACQTFSRGYIAHLVRAGEMLGGILLSLHNLRYLHRLTEEARRAIREGTYGDFARAFAERRFGKEVPRWFREALAAGGHW